A region from the Paludicola sp. MB14-C6 genome encodes:
- the pseG gene encoding UDP-2,4-diacetamido-2,4,6-trideoxy-beta-L-altropyranose hydrolase, with protein sequence MIAFRVDANKQIGLGHIMRCISVAKELVKRNVEVLFITADYHPTDIIKKANFQHIVLDSDYKHLENEVELLLPILTNKQVNCLIVDSYFISNKYFETLKNNVLTAYIDDLAETRFSVDILINYNIFSDYQLYEKLYQNSQTKLLLGAKYAPLREEFQHVTLKEIGEHIEDILITTGGTDPYNICFLLAKHILKEKSFRNKKIHIVIGNYFTNTAQLKKIAKHCNQLHIYENIECISQLLLKCDIAISASGTTLYELCACGTPSIIFSFADNQTRIRKAFGEQNVMRDCGDFRTDTKYCIQHIMQSINELENKNLRILLCQKELKAVDGHGAYYLATQLLDSIAIHKKRRAKMIINENNHDKSDLYTPEIKEYVEEVFRYICSISELRNVLDEIKKQADLMKPLFISTAEQKEKADLLHLFHIKMQNMTYQTLKNMEQYQLAGWKELIYDEGNDDENE encoded by the coding sequence ATGATTGCTTTTCGAGTGGATGCAAATAAACAAATTGGTTTAGGTCACATTATGCGATGTATTTCTGTTGCAAAAGAGCTTGTGAAACGTAACGTTGAGGTGCTTTTTATTACTGCAGATTATCATCCAACGGATATCATCAAAAAAGCCAACTTTCAACATATCGTCCTTGACTCAGATTATAAGCACCTGGAAAACGAGGTTGAACTGCTACTTCCTATCCTTACAAACAAGCAAGTAAATTGCCTCATCGTTGACAGCTATTTTATTTCAAATAAATATTTTGAAACGCTCAAAAATAATGTTTTAACTGCATACATAGATGACCTTGCGGAAACGAGGTTTTCGGTTGATATTTTGATAAACTATAACATCTTTTCCGACTATCAACTTTATGAAAAGCTATATCAAAATTCACAAACGAAGTTATTACTTGGAGCAAAGTATGCTCCTTTACGGGAAGAGTTCCAACATGTTACGCTAAAGGAAATTGGCGAGCATATTGAGGATATTCTGATTACAACTGGTGGAACAGATCCTTACAACATATGTTTTTTATTAGCAAAACACATCTTAAAAGAGAAATCTTTTAGGAACAAAAAGATTCATATTGTTATAGGAAATTACTTTACCAATACAGCACAATTGAAAAAAATCGCAAAGCATTGCAATCAATTGCATATCTATGAAAACATTGAATGCATATCCCAGTTACTATTAAAATGTGATATTGCTATTTCAGCGAGTGGAACAACCTTGTATGAATTATGTGCTTGTGGCACACCGTCTATTATCTTTAGCTTTGCCGATAATCAAACACGCATTCGCAAAGCTTTCGGTGAACAAAATGTGATGCGTGATTGTGGAGACTTTCGAACTGACACCAAATATTGTATTCAACATATCATGCAATCCATAAATGAACTAGAAAATAAAAACCTTAGAATTCTGCTTTGTCAAAAAGAGCTTAAAGCTGTTGATGGGCATGGTGCTTATTATCTTGCAACGCAACTATTAGATTCCATTGCGATTCACAAAAAAAGGAGGGCCAAAATGATTATTAATGAAAATAATCATGATAAATCCGATCTTTATACGCCAGAAATAAAGGAATATGTTGAAGAAGTATTTCGATATATCTGTAGCATTTCCGAATTACGTAACGTATTAGATGAGATTAAAAAGCAAGCCGATCTTATGAAACCACTTTTTATATCAACAGCCGAACAAAAAGAGAAAGCTGATTTGCTTCATTTATTTCATATAAAAATGCAAAACATGACATATCAAACGCTAAAGAATATGGAGCAATATCAGTTAGCAGGCTGGAAAGAACTAATTTACGATGAGGGTAATGATGATGAGAATGAATAA
- a CDS encoding motility associated factor glycosyltransferase family protein — protein MMVAKEHETSNMLEKNLQLLTPWLRDTISLIDDNKMKEKIEITYNNEGLPICCYHQGEKVFHINSKCPTQESERWYESTVTQDSSTIFLFGSGFGYPLFELFKHKQPHTFVVVFEENLYLFKAMLCYFDLEPIIKTHKILFFIGNSEHFATALEQLFYSAYFISCTSPTIIFTKIAERNFKQEYNQIYQYVLSQLSLFIFYVGNDHKDNLIGFCNLVSNVHEIIKAPNINCLKSQYKNIPAFIIANGPSLDQNIQQLKKVQDKGLIIAVESAIIPLLKNNIKPDILAVIERTPNTYTYHFKNIDYPNDLVLLSLAVVNKHVYPSFAGPKIPIFREKEVVNEWFSSYLGDNITLDVGSNVSHLATEIAVYLGANPIVYVGQDFAYGQNSVSHSTDSIYSEKSGEKLEKAIQSMPIEYVEGNNGNPIASNQLWVNFKKGLERKIALHSLQDSNLQFVNATEGGAKIEGTVCDTLNNAIKRYCMNSYRNPVHEIVNESCAFIDFPQRIEKLKEFIKSMEDYQFKFRQYVLKTIEGKLNCKKMLRLSIPINQERNRDLLEKTYQENVQVFNDFMSDSLMRSFLQQAIIANYYSINHLGLINTPEKITEVFRIHYDIYSHFNVITQSISNHFEKAVEELKTVLAEWQNNKAGEQL, from the coding sequence ATGATGGTTGCCAAAGAACACGAAACAAGCAATATGCTTGAAAAAAACTTGCAGCTTTTAACGCCATGGCTTCGAGATACCATTTCACTAATTGATGATAACAAAATGAAAGAGAAAATCGAAATTACATATAACAATGAAGGGCTGCCAATTTGCTGTTATCATCAAGGTGAAAAAGTATTTCATATTAACTCAAAATGTCCAACTCAAGAATCAGAAAGATGGTATGAAAGCACAGTAACGCAAGACTCCTCAACAATCTTTCTTTTTGGTTCAGGTTTTGGTTATCCTTTGTTTGAACTTTTTAAACACAAACAACCTCATACTTTCGTTGTCGTTTTTGAAGAGAATTTATATCTATTCAAAGCAATGCTTTGCTATTTTGATTTAGAACCAATAATAAAAACACATAAAATCCTTTTTTTCATAGGAAATAGTGAGCATTTTGCTACTGCATTAGAACAGCTTTTTTATAGTGCCTATTTTATAAGTTGCACTTCACCAACTATTATTTTTACTAAGATTGCGGAAAGAAATTTCAAACAAGAATATAACCAAATATATCAATACGTACTTTCTCAATTATCCTTATTTATTTTTTATGTAGGAAACGACCATAAAGATAATCTAATTGGTTTTTGTAATTTGGTTTCCAATGTTCATGAAATAATAAAAGCTCCCAATATCAATTGTTTAAAAAGTCAATATAAAAACATTCCAGCCTTTATTATTGCCAATGGACCTTCTTTAGATCAAAATATTCAGCAATTGAAGAAAGTACAAGATAAAGGGCTTATTATTGCTGTAGAATCTGCAATCATTCCCCTTTTAAAAAACAATATCAAGCCCGATATCTTAGCAGTTATAGAGCGAACCCCAAACACCTATACTTACCACTTTAAAAATATTGATTATCCAAATGACCTTGTACTTTTAAGCTTAGCTGTAGTAAATAAGCATGTTTATCCATCCTTTGCCGGCCCTAAAATCCCAATATTTCGAGAAAAAGAAGTAGTCAATGAATGGTTTAGTTCCTATCTTGGCGATAATATTACATTAGACGTTGGCTCAAACGTATCACATCTTGCAACAGAAATTGCAGTTTACTTAGGAGCAAACCCAATTGTCTACGTCGGTCAAGATTTTGCTTATGGACAAAATAGTGTTTCTCATAGTACCGATTCTATTTATTCGGAAAAATCAGGCGAAAAACTAGAAAAAGCAATTCAATCCATGCCGATTGAATATGTTGAAGGAAACAACGGAAATCCGATTGCTTCTAATCAGCTATGGGTAAATTTTAAAAAAGGATTGGAACGTAAAATTGCACTTCATTCTTTACAAGACTCCAATTTGCAATTTGTTAATGCAACAGAAGGTGGAGCAAAAATAGAAGGAACCGTATGTGATACACTCAACAATGCAATAAAACGATATTGTATGAATTCCTATCGAAATCCTGTTCATGAAATAGTAAACGAAAGTTGCGCATTCATTGATTTTCCACAAAGAATTGAAAAACTAAAAGAATTTATAAAAAGCATGGAAGATTATCAATTCAAATTTCGCCAATATGTTTTAAAAACAATTGAGGGTAAATTAAACTGCAAAAAAATGCTTCGTTTATCTATACCAATCAATCAAGAAAGAAATCGTGATTTACTCGAAAAGACCTATCAAGAAAATGTGCAAGTATTTAATGACTTCATGTCTGATTCCTTAATGCGAAGTTTTTTACAACAAGCTATTATTGCAAATTATTATTCGATTAACCATTTGGGTTTGATTAACACGCCAGAAAAGATTACAGAGGTTTTCCGAATACATTACGATATTTATAGCCATTTTAATGTGATTACGCAAAGTATCTCCAATCATTTTGAAAAAGCTGTTGAAGAACTCAAAACTGTATTAGCAGAATGGCAAAATAACAAAGCAGGTGAACAGCTATGA
- a CDS encoding tetratricopeptide repeat protein has translation MNNIDHLNIVLKKLIKEPNNAQYYNDVGVLLYQLKDFENAYQYLNKAYEHSPCNANILYHYALILETQNKLENALLLYKEYYKRYSNETFVIEKIQELSYRLGIYDTAQLNKKGAF, from the coding sequence ATGAACAATATAGATCATCTTAATATCGTACTTAAAAAGCTGATAAAAGAGCCAAATAATGCTCAATATTATAATGATGTTGGTGTATTGCTATATCAATTAAAAGACTTTGAAAATGCATATCAGTATTTGAATAAAGCATATGAACACTCCCCTTGCAATGCGAATATTTTATATCATTATGCTTTAATCCTTGAAACACAAAACAAGCTTGAAAATGCACTCTTACTATATAAAGAATATTATAAACGTTATTCAAACGAAACTTTTGTAATTGAAAAAATCCAAGAACTTTCCTATCGGTTAGGAATATATGATACAGCTCAATTAAACAAAAAGGGGGCTTTTTAA